In a single window of the Arthrobacter zhangbolii genome:
- a CDS encoding thioester domain-containing protein codes for MSRQQSRVNRPRHRFGSAAWIRSPRFRSALVFLMGLLLMAVPLAAPARAAVDPEPTRNELPASDAGTDIVITSLGEGRRNVPGALPPAGTTWPINAYPASIPPGYESETVGFAGVINTQEVDGTTTAQMYCIDLRTETRVGIGYENGTWDESNVPNIGYVNRILNTYYPSTNLPPGTNNNTKAAAVQAAIWFFTDGYVVNPNNNLYSTVASIVNSTIAAGPLEEPDAPDISITPATAEAAVTGVAGPYTVTSEADEITVTVDDGFGLFADAAGTIPLTNPVASGTQVWVRSETGGTGPASISARAVVTVPTGSVYLYDGATPGVDAAQKLILADTRELSSAASATASFFEVGSLTVTKSIEGPAAGSQDAVVISIDCGPGYQFTFNIPAGSTGTPSETFNDIPAGTVCTIAEPTDGTNASVAVSTTIVPTAVTIPSGTAATATVTDTYTFTSGTLVVTKTNTGEAAGAQGEVTISVVCTLDGATVLNETVTIPEGTLTPEAAEFPNIAVGSSCAVTETARGESTAVAVTVEGEGTVVVPPTGSVTAALTNTYTFNPGTLAVRKDITGAGAGRQGVVTLQVTCSSGASRTITIPAGTTEPTTEEISGLPAGTTCTVTETADGATTEVSVSTVIDPAGGAITIPAGDGVEVTVTDTYTVNPGALLVNKSIAGPGAGQQGEVTLEVTCTLESAVVAEGSFTVTAGTTGTVPAGTLTGIPEGASCAVTEPVTGESTEIGVVVDLPDSVTIAAGATATATVTDTYSQNPGLLRVTKVIAGEAAGNQDAVEVDVLCTLGGETVFFETSQIPAGETGEVGAQFLNIPAGASCAITEPVTGATEFVQVSTDLPAEVTITPGGIQDATVTNTYTFTPGTLAVTKEFAGEAAGEQGEVVLQVTCGPDGSVLDETVTIPAGTAETVTRNFEDLPAGTECTVTETENGATTTVSVETVITDPVTIPAAGGAEVTVTNTYSFVPGALAVTKAFAGEAVGQQGEVVLQVTCGPDGSVLNETVTIAAGTEENVTTTFEDLPVGTECAVTETATGATTEVSVTTEAAEPVTVLAAQTVTATVTNTYSFTPGTLVVTKVITGEAAGRQGEVVLRVQCGPEGTVLDETVSIPAGSQGDVSTGFEGLPTGTECTVAETAGGESSTVTVVADLPDPVTIPAGGGAEATVTNTYAPVVQPKPQPAPAPAGPDRPNLPSTGANGALGWLYAGAGLLLAGGLAMAVSRRRSGSAEEEAKPQE; via the coding sequence ATGAGCCGCCAGCAATCCCGCGTAAACCGTCCCCGCCACCGATTCGGATCCGCTGCCTGGATCCGTAGCCCCCGTTTTCGGAGCGCCCTGGTGTTCCTTATGGGCCTGCTTCTGATGGCGGTCCCGTTGGCAGCACCGGCCCGGGCGGCCGTGGATCCGGAACCGACGCGCAACGAGCTTCCGGCCTCCGACGCCGGAACCGACATTGTGATCACCTCCCTTGGCGAAGGGCGCCGGAACGTCCCCGGGGCGCTGCCGCCGGCCGGGACCACCTGGCCCATCAATGCTTATCCCGCCTCCATTCCACCCGGCTACGAGTCCGAGACTGTCGGTTTTGCGGGGGTTATCAATACCCAGGAAGTGGACGGGACCACCACCGCGCAGATGTACTGCATCGATCTGCGGACGGAGACCCGTGTTGGCATTGGGTATGAAAACGGGACCTGGGACGAGTCCAACGTCCCGAACATCGGATATGTGAACCGGATCCTGAATACCTACTATCCGAGTACCAACCTGCCGCCCGGCACGAACAACAACACGAAGGCAGCGGCGGTGCAGGCGGCCATCTGGTTCTTTACCGACGGCTACGTGGTCAATCCGAACAACAACCTCTATTCCACCGTCGCATCGATCGTGAACTCCACTATCGCGGCCGGGCCGCTTGAGGAACCGGACGCCCCGGACATTTCGATTACCCCCGCCACGGCAGAAGCAGCGGTCACCGGAGTGGCCGGACCATACACGGTGACCTCTGAAGCTGATGAAATCACCGTGACTGTCGACGACGGCTTTGGACTTTTTGCGGACGCCGCAGGAACCATCCCGCTTACCAACCCGGTGGCCAGCGGCACTCAGGTCTGGGTACGGAGCGAGACCGGCGGCACCGGTCCGGCATCCATCAGTGCACGGGCGGTGGTGACCGTTCCCACGGGGAGCGTGTACCTCTACGACGGCGCGACACCGGGAGTGGACGCCGCCCAGAAACTGATCCTGGCGGACACCCGCGAACTGAGTTCCGCAGCCAGTGCCACGGCAAGCTTCTTCGAGGTGGGGTCCCTGACGGTTACCAAGTCGATTGAGGGACCGGCCGCCGGCAGCCAGGACGCGGTGGTCATCAGCATAGACTGCGGGCCCGGATACCAGTTCACGTTCAATATCCCCGCCGGTTCCACCGGGACGCCGTCGGAGACCTTCAACGACATCCCGGCCGGAACGGTCTGCACCATCGCCGAGCCCACCGACGGCACCAATGCAAGTGTCGCGGTCAGCACAACCATTGTGCCCACGGCAGTGACCATCCCCTCGGGTACCGCGGCGACGGCGACCGTTACGGACACGTACACTTTCACCTCCGGGACACTGGTGGTTACCAAAACCAATACCGGAGAGGCAGCCGGCGCCCAGGGCGAGGTGACGATCTCCGTGGTCTGCACTCTGGACGGCGCCACGGTACTGAATGAAACGGTGACTATCCCTGAGGGGACGCTTACGCCGGAGGCAGCGGAATTCCCCAACATCGCCGTAGGCTCCAGCTGTGCGGTGACGGAAACCGCCAGGGGTGAGAGCACTGCCGTGGCGGTCACTGTCGAAGGCGAGGGGACCGTCGTCGTTCCGCCGACAGGCAGCGTTACTGCCGCACTGACCAACACCTACACGTTCAACCCAGGGACCCTTGCGGTGCGCAAGGACATCACCGGGGCCGGGGCCGGGCGACAGGGTGTGGTCACCCTGCAGGTCACCTGCAGTTCCGGCGCTAGCCGAACCATCACCATTCCGGCCGGCACCACCGAACCCACCACGGAGGAAATCTCGGGGCTTCCCGCCGGGACCACCTGCACGGTCACGGAGACCGCCGACGGTGCCACCACGGAGGTCAGCGTCAGCACGGTGATCGATCCGGCCGGGGGAGCAATAACCATCCCCGCGGGCGACGGCGTGGAGGTCACGGTCACGGACACGTACACGGTGAACCCGGGGGCACTGCTGGTGAACAAGAGCATTGCCGGCCCGGGAGCGGGCCAGCAGGGCGAGGTCACCCTTGAGGTGACCTGCACCCTGGAGAGCGCGGTTGTCGCAGAGGGAAGCTTCACCGTCACAGCCGGCACCACCGGAACTGTTCCGGCAGGCACCCTCACGGGGATCCCGGAAGGGGCGAGCTGCGCGGTCACCGAACCCGTCACCGGCGAGAGCACCGAAATAGGCGTGGTGGTGGATCTGCCCGATTCCGTGACCATCGCCGCAGGTGCCACCGCCACGGCAACTGTGACGGATACCTACAGCCAAAACCCGGGGCTCCTGCGGGTGACGAAGGTGATCGCAGGTGAGGCGGCGGGAAACCAGGACGCCGTGGAAGTTGACGTCCTGTGCACCCTGGGCGGCGAAACGGTCTTCTTCGAAACCTCCCAGATCCCGGCCGGCGAGACCGGCGAGGTAGGGGCGCAGTTCCTAAATATTCCAGCGGGCGCCAGCTGTGCCATTACTGAACCGGTCACAGGGGCCACCGAGTTTGTCCAGGTCAGCACCGACCTGCCGGCAGAGGTCACCATCACTCCCGGTGGCATCCAGGACGCCACGGTGACCAATACCTACACCTTCACCCCCGGAACGCTGGCAGTCACCAAGGAGTTTGCCGGCGAGGCCGCAGGAGAGCAGGGCGAGGTGGTGCTGCAGGTGACCTGCGGCCCGGACGGGTCGGTCCTGGATGAAACCGTGACCATCCCCGCCGGAACTGCCGAGACAGTGACCCGGAATTTCGAGGACCTGCCCGCCGGCACGGAATGCACCGTCACTGAAACGGAGAACGGAGCCACAACAACGGTATCCGTGGAAACCGTCATTACGGACCCGGTCACCATCCCGGCCGCAGGCGGTGCGGAAGTGACAGTCACCAACACGTACAGTTTCGTGCCCGGCGCCCTGGCGGTGACCAAGGCCTTCGCCGGCGAGGCGGTCGGCCAGCAGGGCGAGGTTGTCCTGCAGGTCACCTGCGGACCGGACGGATCGGTACTGAATGAAACGGTGACCATTGCGGCAGGCACTGAGGAGAACGTAACCACTACGTTCGAGGACCTGCCGGTGGGCACGGAATGCGCTGTCACTGAAACGGCCACCGGAGCAACCACCGAAGTTTCCGTGACCACGGAGGCGGCGGAGCCGGTCACAGTCCTGGCTGCGCAAACCGTCACCGCCACTGTCACCAACACGTACTCGTTCACCCCGGGAACCCTGGTGGTGACCAAGGTGATCACCGGAGAAGCAGCCGGCCGCCAGGGCGAGGTTGTGCTGCGGGTCCAGTGCGGTCCGGAGGGAACGGTCCTGGATGAGACGGTCAGTATTCCGGCAGGATCACAGGGCGACGTCAGCACCGGCTTTGAGGGCCTGCCCACCGGAACCGAGTGCACGGTTGCCGAAACAGCGGGCGGGGAAAGCAGCACCGTCACTGTGGTGGCGGACCTGCCGGATCCGGTAACCATTCCTGCCGGTGGCGGGGCAGAAGCAACCGTTACCAATACCTACGCACCTGTGGTGCAGCCGAAACCGCAGCCGGCTCCCGCCCCGGCCGGGCCGGACCGCCCCAACCTTCCGTCCACAGGTGCCAACGGTGCCCTCGGCTGGCTCTACGCCGGTGCCGGGCTGCTGCTGGCAGGAGGACTTGCCATGGCGGTCAGCCGCCGCAGGTCAGGCAGCGCGGAGGAAGAGGCTAAACCTCAGGAGTAA
- the dusB gene encoding tRNA dihydrouridine synthase DusB encodes MTVLSPELKLELPPLQLGPITVDTPVILAPMAGITNKAFRRLCREYGGGLYVTEMVTSRALVERSPESMRIIKHDDDEKVRSVQLYGVDPKTVGAAVRLLVEEDRADHIDLNFGCPVPKVTRKGGGSALPWKLDLFTAIVQTAVKEASRGNVPLTIKMRKGIDEDHLTFLDAGKIARDSGVAAVTLHGRTASQFYSGKADWSAIAELREALPDMPVLGNGDIWSAEDAIRMVRETGVDGVVIGRGCQGRPWLFGDLEAAFEGSAERHRPGLKQVSDSVYRHAELLVETFGDEVIALRDIRKHMAWYFKGYVVGGDLRAKLATVPSLAVLRELLDQLDPEAPYPGTDAEGPRGRAGTPKKTALPEGWLDGRELNAAQKAIISAAELDVSGG; translated from the coding sequence GTGACTGTTTTATCTCCGGAACTCAAGCTCGAGCTTCCCCCGCTGCAACTAGGCCCGATCACCGTGGACACGCCGGTGATCCTGGCACCCATGGCCGGCATCACCAACAAGGCGTTCCGCCGGCTCTGCCGTGAATACGGCGGCGGGTTGTACGTGACCGAAATGGTCACCTCCCGCGCCCTGGTGGAACGTTCGCCGGAATCTATGCGGATCATCAAGCACGACGACGACGAAAAAGTGCGTTCCGTCCAGCTCTACGGTGTGGACCCCAAGACCGTCGGTGCTGCCGTCCGCCTGCTGGTGGAGGAGGACCGCGCCGACCACATTGACCTGAACTTCGGCTGCCCCGTTCCCAAGGTCACCCGCAAGGGCGGCGGCTCGGCCCTGCCCTGGAAGCTGGACCTGTTCACCGCCATTGTGCAGACCGCCGTGAAGGAGGCCTCCCGCGGCAACGTCCCGCTGACCATCAAGATGCGCAAGGGTATTGACGAGGACCACCTGACCTTCCTGGATGCCGGGAAGATCGCCCGGGATTCGGGTGTGGCCGCGGTGACCCTCCATGGCCGCACCGCCTCGCAGTTCTACTCCGGCAAGGCCGACTGGTCCGCCATCGCGGAACTGCGCGAAGCCCTGCCGGATATGCCGGTGCTGGGCAACGGCGACATCTGGTCCGCCGAGGACGCCATCCGCATGGTGCGCGAAACCGGTGTGGACGGCGTCGTCATCGGCCGCGGGTGCCAGGGCCGCCCGTGGCTGTTCGGCGACCTCGAAGCAGCCTTCGAAGGCAGTGCCGAACGGCACCGGCCGGGCTTGAAGCAGGTCTCGGACAGTGTCTACCGGCACGCCGAGCTGCTGGTGGAAACCTTCGGCGATGAAGTGATTGCCCTGCGGGACATCCGCAAGCACATGGCGTGGTACTTCAAGGGCTACGTAGTGGGCGGAGACCTCCGCGCTAAACTGGCCACGGTGCCGTCCCTGGCGGTGCTCCGTGAACTGCTGGACCAGCTCGATCCCGAAGCTCCGTACCCCGGCACAGACGCCGAGGGGCCGCGCGGACGGGCCGGCACACCAAAAAAGACAGCTCTGCCGGAAGGCTGGCTGGACGGGCGGGAACTGAACGCCGCCCAGAAGGCCATCATTTCGGCAGCCGAACTCGACGTATCAGGCGGCTAA
- a CDS encoding deoxyguanosinetriphosphate triphosphohydrolase, producing MSFPQAVSTAGYTEVDLSRWVTEPAKNTNRTQFGRDRARVLHSSALRRLGAKTQVVAPDTDDFVRTRLTHSLEVAQVGRELGNALGCDPDVVDAACLSHDLGHPPFGHNGETALNDIAHAIGGFEGNAQTLRLLTRLEPKIIAPDGTPAGLNLTRASLDAACKYPWSITDAPLVNGHRTTKFGVYEDDLPVFTWLRDGAPAGRSCLEAQVMDLADDISYSVHDVEDAIVAGHVQLKWLDNPDQRARVVGYTQQWYLPGVDAAAIEAALARLEATAVWVRESDGSRKSMAALKDMTSQLIGRFCNSALEATRVIYGTDPLTRYNAEMVVPEDTTLEIAVMKGLATTFVMTTDQRQPLYERQREILTALVAQLSATGDRHLEPMFAADWRDAADDGARLRVVVDQVASLTDGSALALHERLVGPVPALW from the coding sequence ATGAGTTTCCCGCAGGCAGTCTCCACCGCAGGCTATACAGAAGTCGATCTGTCCCGCTGGGTTACGGAACCGGCGAAAAACACCAACCGAACCCAGTTCGGCCGTGACCGTGCCCGCGTGCTGCATTCCTCCGCACTGCGCCGGCTGGGCGCCAAAACGCAGGTGGTTGCCCCGGACACGGATGACTTTGTACGCACCCGCCTGACGCACAGCCTGGAAGTGGCGCAGGTGGGACGCGAGCTGGGCAACGCGCTGGGCTGTGATCCCGACGTCGTCGACGCGGCCTGCCTCTCGCATGACCTGGGGCACCCGCCCTTCGGGCACAACGGGGAAACCGCCCTGAACGACATTGCGCACGCGATCGGCGGTTTCGAGGGCAATGCCCAGACGCTGCGCCTGCTCACCCGGCTGGAACCGAAGATCATTGCCCCGGACGGCACCCCGGCCGGCCTGAACCTGACCCGGGCCAGCCTGGATGCCGCCTGCAAATACCCGTGGTCCATCACCGACGCGCCGCTGGTCAACGGGCACCGGACCACCAAGTTCGGCGTCTACGAGGATGACCTGCCGGTCTTTACCTGGCTGCGCGACGGCGCTCCGGCCGGCCGCTCCTGCCTCGAAGCCCAGGTCATGGACCTGGCCGATGATATTTCCTACTCCGTGCATGACGTGGAGGACGCCATCGTCGCCGGCCATGTGCAGCTCAAGTGGCTGGACAATCCGGACCAGCGGGCCCGCGTGGTGGGTTACACCCAGCAGTGGTACCTGCCCGGCGTTGACGCGGCCGCCATCGAAGCAGCTCTTGCCCGCCTCGAGGCCACAGCAGTCTGGGTGCGCGAGTCCGATGGCAGCCGCAAGTCCATGGCTGCCCTGAAGGACATGACCAGCCAGCTGATCGGCCGGTTCTGCAACAGCGCACTGGAAGCCACCCGCGTCATCTACGGCACCGACCCGCTGACACGGTACAACGCGGAAATGGTGGTGCCGGAGGATACGACACTGGAAATCGCCGTGATGAAGGGACTGGCCACCACCTTCGTGATGACCACCGACCAGCGCCAGCCGCTGTACGAACGCCAGCGTGAAATCCTCACTGCCTTGGTCGCCCAGCTGTCCGCCACCGGGGATCGGCACCTCGAGCCGATGTTCGCCGCCGATTGGCGGGATGCAGCCGACGACGGCGCCCGGCTGCGCGTGGTTGTTGACCAGGTCGCCTCGCTGACGGACGGTTCGGCACTGGCACTGCACGAACGGCTGGTGGGGCCGGTTCCGGCGCTCTGGTAG